The window GGCGGGCACATCAGCCCCTTTTGGCTGGCCGCAATCAACACGTCGATGGCCCAATCGTCCATCTTGATCGGCGCGCAGCCAAGCGAGGCGATGGCATCGACCACCAGCAGCGCCGGATGATCGCCCATCGCGGCGCGGATCGCCGGAATATCGGCCTGCGCCGAACTGGCCGTGTCGATATGGCAGATGCAGACGGCCTTGATATCCTTTGCATCGGGGCGTGCCAGACGCTGTGCCAGCCGCTCGGGATCGGCGGGCGCCAACCCGAAATCCATTGCTTCGACCGCCACACCCATGCGTGACATGATGTCCGTCCAACTGCGACCGAAATGGCCTGACTGAAGGACCAGCACGTGATCGCCGCGCTCAAAAAGGTTCGCCGTCACCGCCTCCCAGCCCGCATGACCGTTGCCGATATAGGGCGCCACATGCCCGCTGGTGCCGGCGACACGGCGCAAGCCGTTCATGACATTCTGGATGACCGCCAGGATGGCGCCGTCATAGATGTCAGGCGATGTGCGGTGCATAGCGCGCAGCACCCGATCAGGCGAGGGCGACGGTCCGGGAATGGCGATCAGGGGATGTCCGGTGGCAAGCGACATAAGAACCTCGGCAGCAATACCGAAACCGCTAATCCGCTTGCGCTGCGCCGTCAACGGAGGACGCCAAACAAGAGCGCCTTGCCGCCATGCCTCGGCTTGGGATAACACAGGTCAGGTTTACAGCGGACAGGCATGAGCAACTCTGACACCAAGACACCCGGCCTGTTCTCCCGGATGTGGCGCGACTATTTGCGCCAATACTGGCCAACAATGAGTGTGGCCTTCTTTTTCATGATGATCGAAGGCTCGACGCTGGCGGTGCTGTCATGGATGCTCAAGCCGCTTTTTGACCGTGTATTCGTCGGCGGCGATACCGGCGCGATCTGGTGGGTCGGCGGCATCATCTTTGCCCTGTTCTGCACCCGCGCCATGACGCTGATCATCAACCGGACGCTGTTGACGCGGGTCTCTCTGTCGGTCTCGACCGCGATGCAGACCGACCTGCTGCGCCATATCCTGACACTGGATTCGCGCTTCTTTCAGGAAAATCCGCCCGGCGCCCTGATCGAGCGTGTGCAGGGCGATACCATCGCCGTCCAGGGACTGTGGTCCACGCTGATCGCGGGGGCGGGGCGTGATCTGGTGGCGCTGGTGTCGCTGTTTACAGTGGCGCTGCTCATCGACCCGTGGTGGACGCTGGCGGCCCTGATCGGCGCGCCGATCCTGATCGCGCCGATGCTGCTGGTGCAGCGCTATATCCGGCGCAAGATGCGGCAGACGCGGGAACAGGCCAGCGCGCGGGCCACCCGGCTGGACGAAGTGCTGCACGGCATCCGTGCGATCCGGCTGAACCGGATGGAGGATACGCAGGTCAGCCGCTTTGCCCGGATCGTCGGGCGGATCCGCAACGCCGAGGTCAAGATGGCCACGACCGGCGCGACCATCCCGGCTCTGATCGACGTGGTGACCGGGCTGGGCTTTGTCGGCGTGCTGGCTCTTGGCGGGGCCGAGGTCACGCGCGGTGAGCGGACGGTGGGCGATTTCATGTCCTTCTTCACGGCCATGTCACTGGCCTTCCAGCCGCTGCGCCGGCTTGGCCTGCTGGCCGGCACTTGGCAGATGGCCGCCGCCAGCCTCGAACGGATCTACCAACTCTTTGATACCAAACCGACCGTCTTTTCGGGACCACGAACAGAGCCACCCGGCGATACGACGATCCGTCTGGACGATGTCTGGCTGTCCTTTGATGGCCACCCTGTGTTGCAGGGCCTTGGCTTTACCGCCGAGGCCGGGCAGACCACCGCGCTTGTCGGGCCCTCGGGCGCAGGCAAGTCGACCGTGTTTAACCTGATCACCCGAATGATCGACCCCGACCGCGGCGAGGTCACCATCGGCGGGGTGCCGGTGCAGGACTTTACCCTGCCGGCGTTGCGCGATCAGTTCTCGACGGTGGCGCAAGAGGCAGCCCTGTTCGACGAAACGCTGCGCGAAAATATCCTGATGGGTCGGCCGGATGCCGATGCGCCCACCTTGACCCGCGCCGTCAAGGCAGCCCATGTCGCTGAATTCACCGACGGGTTGCCCCTGGGGCTGGATAGCCCGGCGGGACCACGCGGTTCGAACCTGTCGGGCGGTCAACGTCAGCGCGTGGCGATCGCGCGCGCGGTGCTGCGCGATGCGCCGGTGTCGCTGCTGGACGAGGCGACCAGCGCATTGGATACGGCCAGCGAACGCATGGTGCAGGATGCGCTGGACACGCTGTCCTCCGGGCGCACGACGCTGGTCATTGCGCACCGGCTGTCCACGATCCGTCAGGCCGACAAGATCGTGGTGATCGAGGCCGGACGGGTTGTCGAAGAGGGAACGCATGACCAATTGACAGCCATGGGCGGCGTTTACGCGCGTCTGGTTCAGCTGCAATTCGGGGAAAACTGATCAATGGATCGCACGATTATCCGCGTCACGGGCGATGACCGCCTGCCCTTTCTGCAAAACCTCGTCACCAATGAGGTGGCTCGCGGGCCGGCCTGGTCGGCGCTGCTGACGCCGCAGGGCAAATATCTGGTCGATTTCCTGACCGTGCCGGATGGCGACGGCATCCTGCTGGATGTCGACGCCCGTCTGGGCGATGACCTGTTGCGCCGGCTGACCATGTACAAGCTGCGCGCCAAGGTCGCACTGGAAGCCAGTGATCTGGGCGTCACGCGGGGCACGGGCGACGCACCGGCTGGCGCCATCGCGGACCCGCGCCACGCGGCGCTTGGCTGGCGGCTATATGGTGACAAGACGGGTGACAGCGATGACGGCAGCGATTGGGATGCGATCCGGGTGGAACACATCATTCCCGAAACCCTGATCGAGCTGATCCCAAACGACACCTACCCGCTTGAGGCTGGCTTCGATCGCCTGCACGGCGTCGATTTTCGCAAGGGCTGCTATGTCGGCCAAGAGGTCACCGCGCGGATGAAGCACAAGACCCAGTTGCGCAAGGGCCTGCGCCGCCTGCGGATCGAGGGTGCCGCGCCGATAGGAACCAGCATCACCCGCGAGGGCCGCGAGGTTGGCACGCTTTTCACGCAATCGGGCGGGCACTGTATCGCGCATGTCCGGTTCGACCGTCTCGGCGACGATATGCAAGCGGACGAGGCGCGGCTGTTCGACGTTTAGTCACTGTCCGTTCAGCGCGACTGCAGACAATCGCAACCCCCGGCAGCAGCCAATGAAAAACCCCGGCCATCGCTGGCCGGGGTCAAGGTCACTGTCCCGTCGTTCAAGACGTCAGTTCAAACGGCGCGCCACATCTTCGATGGCTTCGTCGATCCCTGCTGACCGCTGACCCGAGCCGACCTGTTTGCCCAGGATCTCGGATGCGGCGGCGATGGCTGTCTGCACCGCACGGTCGCGCACTGCCTTGACGGCATCGCTTTCGGCGCTGCTGATCTGGTCCTCGGCAGCCTTGAGGCGGCGCGCGATGGACTGTTTCAGGTCTTCACGGGCCTTGGCGGCTTGTGCCTCGGCCTCGCGTTTGGCGTTCGCTACGATCTCGTCAGCCTGGGTTTTCACCTCACGCTGGCGACGCTCGTAGCTGGCATAGATTTCCTGCGCCTCTTCGCGCAGGCGCCGGGCTTCGTCCAGATCAGCGCGAATGCCTTCGGCACGCTTGTCCAGCAAACCGCCAATGATCGACGGGATCTTGAAATAGATCAGGATGCCGACAAAGATCAGAAAGGCGATGGTGACGATAAAGTCGGTGTTCCGCAGCGAAAAGAACGGACCCGTCGCGGCAAAGGCCGGGCTGGCAGTCAATGCCAGCAGAGCGATCAGCTTTTTCATTGCAGGCCCCCTTTCAGACGGCTTTCAACGGCACTGTCGACCTGACCCTGATCGGCATTGCCACCAAAGGCGCGCACCAGTTCCGCGGTGACGTCCTTGGCAACAGTCTGCGCGTCGGTCTGCGCGGAAGAGCGGATCTCACCGATGCGCTTTTCCGATTCGACGGTCCGCGCGGCGATCTCTGAATCGGCCTCGACGATGGCAGCATCCAGTTGCTTCTGGATTTCCTGCTTGTTCGCAGCGACGATCTTTTGCGCCTCGGTGCGGGCCTCGGCCAGTGCCGCGTCATAGGCAGCCTCGGCCTCTTTGGCCTTTTGCTTGAATTCCTCGGCGGCCATCAGGTCGCCAGTCATCGCGCCCTGCCGGTCGGACAGAACGGCGGCGATGCGCGGCAAAGCGATCCGCGACAGCACCCAATACAAAACCAGCATCGTGACCACGAGCCAGAAGATCTGGTTCGGGAACGTGCTGAAATCGAGCTGCGGCATACCCGGTGCGCTTTCGGCACCGTGTTCGACGATCTCTTCGCTATGTTCGGCCGCGGTCGTGGCGGCCTCTTGCAACAGG is drawn from Paracoccus tegillarcae and contains these coding sequences:
- a CDS encoding pyridoxal-phosphate-dependent aminotransferase family protein, with product MSLATGHPLIAIPGPSPSPDRVLRAMHRTSPDIYDGAILAVIQNVMNGLRRVAGTSGHVAPYIGNGHAGWEAVTANLFERGDHVLVLQSGHFGRSWTDIMSRMGVAVEAMDFGLAPADPERLAQRLARPDAKDIKAVCICHIDTASSAQADIPAIRAAMGDHPALLVVDAIASLGCAPIKMDDWAIDVLIAASQKGLMCPPGACFAWFSDRVAQRGPTGLTTPYWDWHPRARAEASWQFWGGTPPVQLVYGLDEALKMLLEDEGLEAAWARHRALAQATWAAFDAWGAGNPAIRLLVRDPDRRASSVTAAALPGAEKLRGWLSQRLGVTLGIGLGAADPANALRVAHMGYCNAPMLLGTLSAMQAGMIALNIDHGKGGVDAAAQVIAETA
- a CDS encoding ABC transporter ATP-binding protein — its product is MSNSDTKTPGLFSRMWRDYLRQYWPTMSVAFFFMMIEGSTLAVLSWMLKPLFDRVFVGGDTGAIWWVGGIIFALFCTRAMTLIINRTLLTRVSLSVSTAMQTDLLRHILTLDSRFFQENPPGALIERVQGDTIAVQGLWSTLIAGAGRDLVALVSLFTVALLIDPWWTLAALIGAPILIAPMLLVQRYIRRKMRQTREQASARATRLDEVLHGIRAIRLNRMEDTQVSRFARIVGRIRNAEVKMATTGATIPALIDVVTGLGFVGVLALGGAEVTRGERTVGDFMSFFTAMSLAFQPLRRLGLLAGTWQMAAASLERIYQLFDTKPTVFSGPRTEPPGDTTIRLDDVWLSFDGHPVLQGLGFTAEAGQTTALVGPSGAGKSTVFNLITRMIDPDRGEVTIGGVPVQDFTLPALRDQFSTVAQEAALFDETLRENILMGRPDADAPTLTRAVKAAHVAEFTDGLPLGLDSPAGPRGSNLSGGQRQRVAIARAVLRDAPVSLLDEATSALDTASERMVQDALDTLSSGRTTLVIAHRLSTIRQADKIVVIEAGRVVEEGTHDQLTAMGGVYARLVQLQFGEN
- a CDS encoding YgfZ/GcvT domain-containing protein encodes the protein MDRTIIRVTGDDRLPFLQNLVTNEVARGPAWSALLTPQGKYLVDFLTVPDGDGILLDVDARLGDDLLRRLTMYKLRAKVALEASDLGVTRGTGDAPAGAIADPRHAALGWRLYGDKTGDSDDGSDWDAIRVEHIIPETLIELIPNDTYPLEAGFDRLHGVDFRKGCYVGQEVTARMKHKTQLRKGLRRLRIEGAAPIGTSITREGREVGTLFTQSGGHCIAHVRFDRLGDDMQADEARLFDV
- a CDS encoding F0F1 ATP synthase subunit B, whose product is MKKLIALLALTASPAFAATGPFFSLRNTDFIVTIAFLIFVGILIYFKIPSIIGGLLDKRAEGIRADLDEARRLREEAQEIYASYERRQREVKTQADEIVANAKREAEAQAAKAREDLKQSIARRLKAAEDQISSAESDAVKAVRDRAVQTAIAAASEILGKQVGSGQRSAGIDEAIEDVARRLN
- a CDS encoding F0F1 ATP synthase subunit B'; protein product: MFSLLQEAATTAAEHSEEIVEHGAESAPGMPQLDFSTFPNQIFWLVVTMLVLYWVLSRIALPRIAAVLSDRQGAMTGDLMAAEEFKQKAKEAEAAYDAALAEARTEAQKIVAANKQEIQKQLDAAIVEADSEIAARTVESEKRIGEIRSSAQTDAQTVAKDVTAELVRAFGGNADQGQVDSAVESRLKGGLQ